Genomic segment of Octadecabacter arcticus 238:
GCACGCCACTTCGGGGACTTCGCGGACCCGGACTCAAACGTGTCCAAACTGACCGCAGAACGCGGCGGCATGGACCTAATGCCCGAAATGGGCACCAAGCCCGTCAACAAATACTTGCCACCGCGCGTCAAAGACCGTGACCGCAGCCAAGACGTCGATATCCTCGCACCGTTCCTTGAACCTATCGCGACAGAAACGACGGGCTTCCTTGGCTGGCTCGACAAGGCACTGGAATCGATGCCCGGGTCTTCAAAGGGCAACACGAAGGGAGGGTCAAACTAATGCATCCCGCACCATCCGTCATTCTGTTCTCGACCCTCTCCGGCCTTGGCTTTGGTCTGCTGGCGTTCCTCGGCCTTGGCATGCCCGCCCCCACGGGCTGGGTCGCGTTCGTGTTTTTCGCCATCGCCTATCTGCTGGCCGTCGGCGGGCTGATCGCATCGACTTTCCACCTCGGCCATCCCGAACGCGCGCTTAAGGCGTTCAGCCAGTGGCGGTCCAGCTGGCTGTCACGCGAAGGCATTTGTGCCGTTTCCGCCCTTATTATTATGGCGATCTATGGTGCAGGCCTTGTGTTTTTTGGCACCCGTTGGGACGTCTTAGGCGTCATTGGCGCGGCTCTGTCTATCGGCACGGTGTTCACGACCGCAATGATCTACACACAAATGAAGACAGTGCCGCGCTGGCATAATTTCACCACGCCAGCGATGTTCCTGACAATCTGTATTGCTGGGGGTGCACTGTTGGCCGGGCAAATACCCCTTGCGATGCCGCTGCTGGTCCTCGCGGGGGCGGCGCAAATCGCGCACTGGGTGCTGGGTGACACGGCGCTGGCAAGGTCTGGGACGACCATCGCGACGGCAACGGGTCTGGGAGCACGCGGCGAGGTTCGGGCGTTCGAACCGCCCCATACAGGGACGAACTATCTTCTAAAGGAATTCGTCTACGTGATCGGCCGCAAACACGCGCTCAAACTGCGCATTATCGCGATTGTTCTGA
This window contains:
- a CDS encoding dimethyl sulfoxide reductase anchor subunit family protein, encoding MHPAPSVILFSTLSGLGFGLLAFLGLGMPAPTGWVAFVFFAIAYLLAVGGLIASTFHLGHPERALKAFSQWRSSWLSREGICAVSALIIMAIYGAGLVFFGTRWDVLGVIGAALSIGTVFTTAMIYTQMKTVPRWHNFTTPAMFLTICIAGGALLAGQIPLAMPLLVLAGAAQIAHWVLGDTALARSGTTIATATGLGARGEVRAFEPPHTGTNYLLKEFVYVIGRKHALKLRIIAIVLMVALPLVLLLLSHSHILAGLAVISHLIGVSAARWLFFAEAEHVVGLYYGKR